The Acidimicrobiia bacterium genome includes the window CTCCAGTGTGACCGAAAACGACCCCGAACGCGAGCACCCCCGACCCACAACCACCAACTTTTTCGGCAGCCACCTAGCAGGAGAGCGCGTTCTTGCATGCCCACGATCCCCTGGCCCGATCCCGGCAGCGTGTTTGGGGCCGTCCCCGTGTCGGTCACTTCAATGTCGAGGTGACCATCGGATTCTTCAACGCGCACCTGTGCCGTGGCGTCGACACCGCCGTGCTTGAGCACGTTGGTGAGTGCTTCTTGGACAATGCGATACGCAAACAGATCCACCCTGACGGGAAGCTCGGACGGTACATCTGCGGCCAACGAGACGCTCATCCCGGTGTGTCTCAGTTGATCCACGAGTTCGTGAAGCTGGCTCAGGGCCGGTTGGGGACCGAGCTCGCCGGATGCTGTCTCGGGACGAAGCACACCGAGAAGATGGCGGAGTTCATCGAGCGCCCTACGTCCAGCTTCCTCTATTGCACGAATCGCCCCCTGAGCTTGTTCGGGATCGTCCGCAACCACGAGTCGGGCGACACTCGCCTGCACGGTCATCACGCTCACGTTATGTGCAACAACGTCGTGGAGCTCACGGGCAATGCCGGCGCGGGCGTCGGCGATGACTCGCTGGGCCTCGGTGGCCCGCTTCGATTCCAGATACTCGGTACGCTCCCGAGCGACGTGGCGTCGGATTCGGATCCGACGCCCCACGTACCACGGCAGCGTCGTCACAACCAGTGCCGTGACTACCTCAGTGACAGTGTCGCCATCGGTCACCTGGACGAAACCGACAATGGCGAGTGCGACGGCCAGCGCCGCCAGGCTGATCCTCCCCTCCGGGAAGTACCGACCAACCGCATACAGCGACACCAGGATGTGAAATACCGGATTGCCCGGATAGCCGAACGCCGTCCAGGCGACCGTCATTGCGAGCACAACCCCCAACACGGTTGGGGACCGGCTGCGCCGCCAGAACAGAGCGACGCTGCCGATGGCCAGCATGAGAAACCCGGCAACGGGGATCTCCGAGATCCCCGCCGCATCCTGGGCAGCGACGTTCACGACACTGGCGCCGAAGACAACGACCGCCACAGCGACGTCCACCCCACGCGCCGGAAGACGCAAGGGATCGCCGATCGCCCAGCCGCCAACACCCGTCGGACTGGTCTCGATATCGCCGCTGTACCGCGGGTCAGTCATGGGGTGGCTTCTCCCGCGGTGACACCGAAGGTGTCGGCGTGGTAGGCCAGTTTCCAGTCGAGGTGTTCCAGATTGCTTTGCAGCTCAGCGGTTCGGGCCACGACGTTGGTGCGGTGCTCATGGAGCAGCAGCACCCGCTCGGGAATGGCCTCGTCGCCCGTGAAGGACAGTTCGGCGCAGCGCTGTATGTGCCGAACCGGGATGCCCTTCTCCCGCAGGCACTTCACCAGCTCTAGCCATTCGATGTCGGACTCGCCGTAGCGTCGGTGCCCGTTGGGGAGCCGTTGCACCCGAGGCATGAAGCCCGCCCGCTTGTAATAGCGAAGTGTGTCCAGCGACAGGTCCACGTGCGTCGCCATTTGCGACGGTGTCAGTGTTGTCGCCATGGTCGGTCCTCTCACCTGGAATCGACTCCAGGTTACCGGTGTCAGTGAGACCGAGACGCCTGCCTGGAAGAGCAGGGTGCTCTTCGGCGACGGCAATAGAAGGCCGCCCAGATCGCCCAAGCCGCTGCAATCCTTCGCGACCTTCTCAGCGAACACCTCGACCAACACGTGCCCCACGAACCCGACGCACTGGTGTTCACCCCACCGCTGGTGCGCCACTTCGCAACAGCAACTTCCGGCGGCAGGTCTGGTACTCAACAGTCGAGCGGGCCGGACTACCGGAAAGCCTCAGGATTCACGGTTAACGCCACACCTGCGCCAGCCTCCTCATCGCCCGCCGGCGCCAACCCCAAAGCCGTTCAGGAGCACCTCGGCC containing:
- a CDS encoding histidine kinase translates to MTDPRYSGDIETSPTGVGGWAIGDPLRLPARGVDVAVAVVVFGASVVNVAAQDAAGISEIPVAGFLMLAIGSVALFWRRSRSPTVLGVVLAMTVAWTAFGYPGNPVFHILVSLYAVGRYFPEGRISLAALAVALAIVGFVQVTDGDTVTEVVTALVVTTLPWYVGRRIRIRRHVARERTEYLESKRATEAQRVIADARAGIARELHDVVAHNVSVMTVQASVARLVVADDPEQAQGAIRAIEEAGRRALDELRHLLGVLRPETASGELGPQPALSQLHELVDQLRHTGMSVSLAADVPSELPVRVDLFAYRIVQEALTNVLKHGGVDATAQVRVEESDGHLDIEVTDTGTAPNTLPGSGQGIVGMQERALLLGGCRKSWWLWVGGARVRGRFRSHW
- a CDS encoding MerR family transcriptional regulator, which encodes MFAEKVAKDCSGLGDLGGLLLPSPKSTLLFQAGVSVSLTPVTWSRFQVRGPTMATTLTPSQMATHVDLSLDTLRYYKRAGFMPRVQRLPNGHRRYGESDIEWLELVKCLREKGIPVRHIQRCAELSFTGDEAIPERVLLLHEHRTNVVARTAELQSNLEHLDWKLAYHADTFGVTAGEATP